One segment of Leptospiraceae bacterium DNA contains the following:
- a CDS encoding thiolase family protein, translating into MKSPKQIALCTPRRIPFAQIGKSLSKYSAHHLGKIVAEDIIAKTKLPLDRIDGVVVGEGFANAPNSARVIANLIGLPNEIPCLTVSNNCVSGMESVVEAARRILLGEGELFLAIGEESQTAMPFVVKNARINKKTASLDKLKKALAESTLPEGVEVRDTLEDGLGDGETSYGMQVTAEIVSQNYALSRAVNDKVAFQSFKRALEATEAGLYEPFLIPIADDEGNIMKADEAVLLRKGLVENPDRMGRAMLMFDNPQMKFTEFQTKYAKDLKKSHAPTVSIFNASPRSDGAAGVIVTTVEKAKELGLEISAVLTGWKMKGVHPNEMGLGQAAATLGLLQDMNMKIQDVDRVEIHEAFAATAVGALEEIKNQTGWDWEKSFDEKKINTYGGSISIGHPFGATGIRLVANAVMDMKNDPSVNTVLLTACAHGGIAGALMVERYKG; encoded by the coding sequence ATGAAATCACCTAAACAAATAGCACTTTGCACCCCCCGCAGAATTCCGTTTGCACAAATCGGAAAGTCCCTTTCTAAATACTCAGCGCATCATTTAGGAAAAATCGTAGCCGAAGACATCATTGCTAAAACAAAGTTGCCGTTGGACAGAATCGACGGAGTTGTAGTTGGAGAAGGTTTCGCCAACGCACCTAATTCTGCTCGTGTAATAGCAAACTTAATTGGACTTCCAAATGAAATTCCTTGTTTAACTGTTTCCAATAATTGCGTTTCTGGTATGGAATCAGTCGTTGAAGCCGCTCGCCGAATTCTACTCGGTGAAGGAGAACTTTTTTTAGCGATAGGCGAAGAGTCTCAAACAGCGATGCCATTCGTAGTAAAGAATGCACGGATAAACAAAAAAACCGCAAGCCTTGATAAATTAAAAAAAGCATTAGCTGAATCAACTCTTCCCGAAGGCGTAGAAGTTCGAGACACACTCGAAGACGGACTCGGCGATGGTGAAACCAGTTACGGAATGCAAGTCACTGCCGAAATCGTTTCCCAAAACTACGCTCTTTCTCGTGCGGTTAACGATAAAGTAGCCTTTCAAAGTTTTAAACGCGCTTTAGAAGCAACTGAAGCTGGACTCTATGAGCCATTTCTAATTCCTATTGCTGACGATGAGGGTAATATCATGAAGGCGGACGAAGCAGTTCTACTCAGAAAAGGTCTAGTGGAAAACCCTGATCGTATGGGGCGCGCAATGCTCATGTTTGATAACCCACAAATGAAATTCACTGAATTCCAAACAAAATACGCAAAGGATCTAAAAAAATCCCACGCACCAACTGTGAGCATATTCAATGCTAGCCCCCGTTCTGATGGAGCCGCAGGTGTAATTGTAACCACTGTTGAAAAAGCAAAAGAACTCGGACTTGAAATTAGTGCAGTACTAACAGGATGGAAAATGAAAGGCGTTCATCCAAACGAAATGGGACTTGGTCAAGCGGCGGCTACTCTTGGTTTACTTCAAGACATGAATATGAAAATCCAAGACGTAGATAGAGTGGAAATTCACGAAGCATTTGCCGCTACCGCAGTTGGTGCCCTTGAAGAAATCAAAAACCAAACCGGCTGGGATTGGGAAAAAAGTTTCGACGAAAAGAAAATCAACACCTACGGAGGGTCTATTTCCATCGGTCACCCATTTGGAGCTACCGGCATACGTCTCGTCGCAAACGCTGTGATGGACATGAAAAATGATCCTTCAGTAAACACCGTTCTATTAACAGCCTGCGCACACGGAGGAATAGCTGGAGCGTTAATGGTCGAGAGATATAAGGGTTAA
- a CDS encoding RecQ family ATP-dependent DNA helicase, giving the protein MNSLQQQLETTFRLSSFRDGQLEAIQSLLSGKDVVAVMPTGGGKSLLYQLPASIQDSGVSIVISPLIALMKDQVESLNRLGIPALFCNSSQDELEQLTAISRAVTGKIKLLYISPERALSSYFTTMLKKMKVNFFAVDESHCVSQWGHDFRPEYRELHRLRLIHPKAPFIALTATATEKVLVDIENSLNLKNPALIKKSFLRPNLFFQIEYLRTESEKDTKLLEILEQESSKNKSGRIIIYCATRNKVDEVCKFLLDNGHNAARYHAGKTDVMREKTQNNYSSGKVKILVATNAFGMGLDSPDVRLVLHYQIPSSVESYYQEAGRAGRDGKFSRCILFFQNADLAVQNFIIRKESNRKGGETLLDAIKAYVYSTVCRQKFLCDYFGEKINSCGNCDVCETSSDLQNNKNSYLEELEDKKIKKLEKSKYQFATDELEIIKNLLIHYPGVFGKKILVGILRGSNSKAILRMKVDKSPFHGKLPKIPEEALLAKLEELTITKEVRISGQKYPKLYLATHPPVSKKEKIESEINAGLRIRKIPTPNQVLVKALKNYRDREARKYRWKKFMVLHNAVITRIANLKPTSKQDLIHIKGLGDAKIEKFGDGILETIRKHG; this is encoded by the coding sequence ATGAATTCTTTACAACAACAATTAGAGACTACATTTCGTTTGTCTTCTTTTCGAGATGGACAATTGGAGGCTATTCAAAGTTTACTTTCAGGAAAAGATGTAGTAGCCGTAATGCCAACTGGTGGTGGGAAATCTCTATTATATCAACTTCCTGCAAGTATTCAAGATAGCGGTGTATCTATAGTTATTTCCCCGCTAATCGCTCTAATGAAGGATCAAGTTGAATCACTTAATCGACTTGGTATTCCAGCATTATTCTGTAATTCCTCTCAGGATGAACTAGAACAGCTTACTGCTATTAGCCGTGCCGTGACAGGAAAAATTAAACTTTTATATATCTCTCCAGAAAGGGCTTTATCTTCTTACTTTACGACCATGTTAAAGAAAATGAAAGTAAACTTTTTTGCTGTAGATGAATCACATTGTGTATCGCAATGGGGACATGATTTTCGTCCCGAATACAGGGAACTTCATCGGTTACGACTGATTCACCCCAAGGCTCCATTTATTGCTCTAACAGCAACGGCAACGGAAAAAGTTTTAGTGGATATCGAAAATTCATTGAACTTAAAGAATCCTGCATTGATAAAAAAAAGTTTTCTTCGACCTAATTTATTTTTTCAAATCGAATACCTTCGAACTGAATCTGAAAAGGATACTAAATTATTAGAAATTTTAGAACAAGAGAGCTCAAAAAATAAATCCGGAAGAATCATAATTTATTGTGCAACTCGAAACAAAGTAGACGAAGTCTGTAAATTTCTGCTGGATAATGGTCATAATGCAGCAAGATACCATGCTGGCAAAACAGACGTTATGCGAGAAAAAACACAGAATAATTATTCTTCTGGAAAAGTAAAAATTTTAGTCGCAACTAACGCTTTCGGAATGGGACTAGATTCTCCTGATGTCAGACTAGTTTTGCACTATCAAATTCCTTCTTCAGTAGAATCCTATTACCAAGAAGCAGGCCGTGCAGGTCGGGATGGGAAATTCTCTCGTTGTATTTTGTTTTTTCAAAATGCTGACCTAGCAGTGCAAAATTTTATAATAAGAAAGGAATCGAATCGAAAAGGAGGAGAAACTCTTTTAGATGCAATCAAAGCTTACGTTTATTCCACAGTTTGCCGTCAAAAGTTTCTATGTGATTATTTTGGAGAAAAAATTAATTCCTGCGGTAACTGTGATGTATGCGAAACGTCTAGTGATTTACAAAATAACAAAAATTCCTATCTAGAAGAGTTAGAAGATAAAAAAATAAAAAAACTAGAAAAAAGCAAATATCAGTTTGCCACAGATGAATTGGAAATCATTAAAAATTTACTAATTCATTATCCGGGAGTGTTTGGCAAAAAAATTCTTGTAGGAATCTTACGAGGATCAAATTCTAAAGCAATTCTTAGAATGAAAGTAGATAAGTCCCCTTTTCATGGAAAACTTCCCAAAATTCCCGAAGAAGCTCTACTGGCAAAACTAGAAGAATTAACAATAACAAAGGAAGTTCGAATTTCTGGACAAAAGTATCCAAAACTTTACTTAGCAACTCACCCGCCTGTATCAAAAAAAGAAAAAATCGAATCTGAAATAAATGCAGGACTCCGAATTCGTAAAATACCAACTCCGAATCAAGTTCTAGTGAAGGCATTAAAAAACTATAGAGACAGAGAAGCTCGAAAATATAGGTGGAAAAAATTCATGGTTCTGCATAATGCAGTAATCACTAGAATTGCAAACTTGAAGCCGACATCCAAACAGGATTTAATTCACATTAAAGGATTAGGAGATGCAAAAATAGAAAAATTCGGAGACGGGATTTTGGAGACTATAAGAAAACATGGCTGA
- a CDS encoding AbrB/MazE/SpoVT family DNA-binding domain-containing protein, whose product MTVVIDKVGRLVVPKEIRDQLGIGPDTELEIILDGVEFRVRKKEEKSTLRKKGKFTVISTDWAGETDPVKLIQKVRRERDGGI is encoded by the coding sequence ATGACAGTTGTAATTGATAAAGTGGGGAGATTGGTTGTTCCGAAAGAAATTCGAGACCAACTTGGAATTGGTCCTGATACAGAATTGGAAATAATCCTTGATGGAGTCGAATTTCGCGTCCGAAAGAAAGAAGAAAAGTCCACTCTTCGTAAAAAAGGAAAATTTACCGTCATATCGACTGATTGGGCGGGAGAGACAGATCCAGTCAAACTTATTCAAAAAGTTAGGCGAGAGAGAGATGGAGGAATATGA
- a CDS encoding DUF4442 domain-containing protein, translating into MKNKSLQQKKRWLPPYFKTTYFRLLLNWYIPYLGAGIYVTNISKDFRRFDVRMKLRLYNRNFVFSHFGGSLYAMADPFYMFILMENLGEKYLVWDKAATIEFVKPGRGTVYATFEVNDEELTNIKQEVDSKGKMNKIFHCEIKSETGEVIARVEKVLYVRRLK; encoded by the coding sequence ATGAAAAATAAATCACTACAACAAAAAAAACGTTGGCTTCCTCCCTATTTTAAAACAACTTACTTTCGTTTGTTGTTAAATTGGTATATACCATATTTGGGTGCCGGCATTTACGTAACAAATATTTCGAAAGACTTCAGGCGCTTCGATGTTCGAATGAAACTAAGACTGTATAATCGCAACTTCGTATTCTCTCATTTTGGTGGATCGTTATACGCAATGGCTGATCCATTTTATATGTTCATTCTAATGGAAAATTTGGGAGAAAAATACCTAGTTTGGGACAAAGCTGCTACAATTGAGTTTGTAAAACCCGGACGAGGAACAGTATACGCCACTTTTGAGGTAAACGACGAAGAACTAACTAACATCAAACAAGAAGTAGACTCGAAAGGTAAAATGAATAAAATTTTTCATTGCGAAATCAAATCAGAAACAGGCGAAGTAATCGCTCGTGTAGAAAAAGTTTTATATGTTCGTAGACTAAAATAG
- a CDS encoding PIN domain-containing protein translates to MTKKIFLDTSVLIPTFAEAHPNHKECFSILEKITDKKIEVLISSHTLLEFYSVFSKLPLKTRISPLEIKEVIERNIYPNFKIIYLEEKEHKEIISQITQLGLSGGIIYDLFHYMSARKAKANSILTYNSADFEKINFEKIPVMLPRDF, encoded by the coding sequence ATGACAAAAAAAATTTTCCTTGATACATCCGTTTTAATTCCAACATTTGCCGAGGCACATCCCAATCATAAAGAATGTTTTTCCATTTTAGAAAAAATCACAGACAAAAAAATAGAAGTCCTTATATCTTCCCACACTCTTCTGGAATTCTATTCTGTATTTTCTAAACTTCCCCTCAAAACTAGAATCTCTCCTTTAGAAATAAAAGAAGTTATCGAAAGAAATATCTACCCAAATTTCAAAATCATCTATCTAGAAGAAAAAGAACACAAAGAAATCATTTCCCAGATTACTCAACTTGGACTATCTGGCGGAATTATTTATGACTTATTTCATTACATGTCAGCACGGAAAGCTAAAGCTAATTCTATTTTAACTTACAATTCAGCAGATTTTGAAAAAATCAATTTCGAAAAAATACCTGTTATGTTACCAAGGGATTTCTAA
- a CDS encoding TetR/AcrR family transcriptional regulator encodes MAKKIIPKDDNPKERILDTASKLFYLQGYSNTGINQILEESKTFKLSFYNYFTSKENLGIEYIKIRETEFLAFMDRLMTTHTNYEAFVRTWIRFLRAEIKHQKYHGCPFINITLQTFGKEEVFKPHIKSMIAKWKKLITSFLIRSQTAGKPQAEKLAVLIIQIFEGSVQLYMATDNLDYIHDLEENLVSLGKK; translated from the coding sequence ATGGCAAAGAAAATTATTCCCAAAGACGATAACCCAAAAGAGCGGATCTTAGACACAGCCTCAAAACTGTTCTATTTACAGGGCTATAGCAATACCGGCATCAATCAAATTTTGGAAGAATCCAAAACCTTTAAACTCAGTTTTTATAATTATTTTACATCGAAAGAAAATCTAGGAATCGAATATATCAAAATCCGTGAGACTGAATTTCTAGCATTTATGGACAGACTCATGACGACTCACACAAATTATGAAGCCTTCGTTCGAACTTGGATTCGATTTTTACGAGCAGAAATCAAACACCAAAAATACCACGGCTGTCCATTTATCAATATCACCCTCCAAACGTTTGGAAAAGAAGAAGTCTTTAAGCCACATATTAAATCCATGATTGCAAAATGGAAAAAGTTAATTACTAGTTTTCTCATTCGTTCGCAAACTGCCGGTAAGCCGCAAGCAGAAAAATTAGCAGTTCTCATTATCCAAATTTTCGAAGGTTCAGTGCAACTTTACATGGCTACGGATAATCTGGATTATATTCATGACCTCGAAGAAAACCTCGTCTCGTTAGGTAAAAAATAA